A region of the Agrobacterium sp. RAC06 genome:
GACACGCGAGGCGAGATGGATAGCCTGCAATTGATCGGCGACGGCCCGAAGGTCTGCGGCACGCGCCTTGACGAGTGCCCGGTCCAGCTGCGGCATGCGCGCTGCCGGCGTGCCAGGGCGGGGGCTGTAGGGAAAGACATGCAGGTGCGCTATGCCGATCTCCTCGGCAAGGCGCGCGGAGTTTGCTGCCATCTCCTCGGTCTCCGTCGGGAAACCGGCGATCATGTCGGCGCCGAAGGCAAAGCCGGGGCGCAGCCGCCGGACCTGCTCGGCAAAGGCAATCGCGTCGGCGCGCGAGTGCCGCCGCTTCATGCGCTTCAGGATCATGTCGTCGCCATGCTGCAGCGATAGATGCAGATGCGGCATGAAACGCGGTTCCTCGGCGATCAGGTCGAAGAGATGGCCGTCGGCCTCGATGCTGTCGATCGAGGAGAGGCGCAGCCGCAGGATCTCCGGCACCTGCTTCAGGAGCGTCTTGGCGAGAAGGCCAAGCGTCGGATTGCCAGGCAGGTCCGCGCCATAGCTCGTTGCATCCACCCCGGTCAGCACCACCTCGCGATAGCCGTTTTCGACGAGCTTGCGCGCCTGTTCGACGACGGCGCCCATCGGCACGGAGCGCGAATTGCCACGGCCATAGGGAATGATGCAGAAGGTGCAGCGGTGATCGCAGCCATTCTGAACTTGGAGGAAGCCGCGCACATGGCCGTCGATATGCGCCACCATCTGCGGTGCCGTTTCGGTCACGCTCATGATGTCGTTGACGGCAACCTTTTGTTCCGCCGAGACGCCGAAATCCGGCAGGCGGAGATAGTGCTCGGCTTTCAACTTTTCCTCGTTGCCGAGGACGGCGTCGACCTCGGGCATATCAGCAAAGTTTTGCGCTTCCGTCTGGGCAGCACAGCCGGTGACGATGATGCGGGCCTCAGGGTTCTCCCGACGTGCCCGGCGGATCGCCTGGCGGGCCTGGCGCACGGCTTCCGAGGTGACCGCACAGGTGTTGACGAGGATGGCATTGTTCAGCCCGGCCTTGGCCGCTTCCGCCTTCATGACCTCGGATTCATAGGTGTTGAGGCGACAGCCGAAGGTGATGACCTCGACAGAACCC
Encoded here:
- the mtaB gene encoding tRNA (N(6)-L-threonylcarbamoyladenosine(37)-C(2))-methylthiotransferase MtaB; translation: MKAEAAKAGLNNAILVNTCAVTSEAVRQARQAIRRARRENPEARIIVTGCAAQTEAQNFADMPEVDAVLGNEEKLKAEHYLRLPDFGVSAEQKVAVNDIMSVTETAPQMVAHIDGHVRGFLQVQNGCDHRCTFCIIPYGRGNSRSVPMGAVVEQARKLVENGYREVVLTGVDATSYGADLPGNPTLGLLAKTLLKQVPEILRLRLSSIDSIEADGHLFDLIAEEPRFMPHLHLSLQHGDDMILKRMKRRHSRADAIAFAEQVRRLRPGFAFGADMIAGFPTETEEMAANSARLAEEIGIAHLHVFPYSPRPGTPAARMPQLDRALVKARAADLRAVADQLQAIHLASRVGTRQKLLVERNEMAHTEDFTLVAAPGMNPGSLVEVSIGGHNGRHLTIVSAAADAAA